From Micromonospora echinospora, one genomic window encodes:
- a CDS encoding toxin HicA: MPSVDKIVETMRSNPQNIAYNDLRRVCEHYFGKPRQDGTSHAVFKMPWAGDPRVNIQNDKGKAKAYQVRQVLKAIDKKGAAS; this comes from the coding sequence GTGCCCTCGGTGGACAAGATCGTGGAAACGATGAGAAGCAACCCGCAGAACATCGCCTACAACGACCTCAGGAGGGTGTGCGAACACTACTTCGGGAAGCCACGGCAGGACGGCACCTCCCACGCGGTCTTCAAGATGCCATGGGCCGGCGACCCGCGCGTCAATATCCAAAACGACAAAGGCAAGGCCAAGGCGTACCAGGTACGGCAGGTACTCAAGGCGATCGACAAGAAGGGGGCCGCATCATGA
- a CDS encoding M28 family peptidase has translation MGAPPATPAADRALARPRRRPAAAVAALAVLVAVAAGTLFDLRTPAPAPADAPAAEFSATRAYEHVKVVAAETHAAGSPANDRARAHLEQTLRGLGLETSVQDTVAPEAGQLSGAAGGTTLARVRNVVARLPGTDPTGRVFLVAHYDSVQSGPGGNDDAAGTSAILEVARALTIGPRPRNDIVFVLTDAEEACLCGAAAFAAEHPLAADGGVVLNLEARGRTGPVIMFETSRRNAALVGAFGRAAPHPVGTSFAVEVYRLLPNDTDFTAFLDEDFVGLNSAYLDGGAIYHTPLDTPESMDRRSLQHHGDNVLALAREFGRTDLDTLDAAHDATYFPVPGGLVRYPGWLTWPLALAGLLAIAALGWAARRHGRTSLPRLAAGFGLAAVPLLAAPLTAWLLWTAVLAVRPGYAELLDPYRPGWYRLAVVALAAAVLFGWYALTRRAVGPAALAIGGLGWLALFGVLLAVVAPGGSYLAALPALAGALAGLVALATRIDGPGPVVAVTLAAAVAVLVLLPTVVLLFPALGMGMGAVAALFATLLGFAALPVVDLLHPQAGGARGMAAARARRRGALPALAATVAAVVFAGVGLTVDRFDAAHPIPTHLMYALDAGTGQARWLSHETDPQPWTDGYVDGTERVDDEFPGLGDAELRAGPAPRADLPAPKVEVLADTRAGTERTLRLRLTPQRQVRLTTLHVDATTATVRSMVVAGRPVPVDRIADAQRWDVGLVFHAPPPEGLEITLTLTPKAERVALRAMDASDGLDALPGFRPRPPDVGVVGSHTSEMLAVAQTHHL, from the coding sequence GTGGGCGCACCGCCTGCCACCCCCGCCGCCGACCGGGCGCTGGCCCGGCCGCGCCGCCGACCGGCCGCCGCCGTGGCCGCGCTCGCCGTGCTCGTCGCGGTCGCCGCCGGCACCCTGTTCGACCTGCGAACGCCCGCCCCGGCCCCGGCCGACGCGCCGGCCGCCGAGTTCAGCGCCACCCGGGCGTACGAGCACGTCAAGGTGGTGGCCGCCGAGACCCACGCCGCCGGCAGCCCGGCCAACGACCGGGCCCGGGCGCACCTGGAGCAGACCCTGCGCGGGCTCGGCTTGGAGACGTCGGTGCAGGACACGGTCGCACCGGAGGCCGGGCAGCTCAGCGGGGCCGCCGGCGGCACCACGCTGGCCCGGGTCCGCAACGTGGTGGCCCGGCTCCCCGGCACCGACCCGACCGGCCGCGTCTTCCTGGTGGCGCACTACGACTCGGTGCAGTCCGGACCGGGCGGCAACGACGACGCCGCCGGCACCTCGGCGATCCTGGAGGTGGCCCGGGCGCTGACCATCGGGCCCCGGCCCCGCAACGACATCGTGTTCGTGCTGACCGACGCCGAGGAGGCCTGCCTCTGCGGAGCCGCCGCGTTCGCCGCCGAGCACCCGCTCGCCGCCGACGGCGGGGTGGTGCTCAACCTGGAGGCGCGCGGCCGGACCGGCCCGGTGATCATGTTCGAGACCTCCCGGCGCAACGCCGCCCTGGTGGGCGCGTTCGGCCGGGCCGCTCCGCACCCGGTGGGCACCTCGTTCGCGGTGGAGGTCTACCGGCTGCTGCCCAACGACACCGACTTCACCGCCTTCCTCGACGAGGACTTCGTCGGGCTGAACTCGGCGTACCTGGACGGCGGGGCGATCTACCACACCCCGCTGGACACCCCGGAGTCGATGGACCGGCGCAGCCTCCAGCACCACGGCGACAACGTGCTCGCGCTGGCCCGCGAGTTCGGCCGGACCGACCTGGACACCCTGGACGCCGCGCACGACGCCACGTACTTCCCGGTGCCCGGCGGCCTGGTCCGCTACCCCGGCTGGCTGACCTGGCCGCTGGCCCTGGCCGGGCTGCTGGCCATCGCCGCGCTCGGCTGGGCGGCCCGCCGACACGGCCGGACCAGCCTGCCCCGGCTCGCCGCCGGTTTCGGGCTGGCAGCGGTGCCGCTCCTCGCCGCCCCGCTCACCGCCTGGCTGCTCTGGACGGCGGTGCTCGCCGTCCGCCCCGGCTACGCCGAGCTGCTCGACCCGTACCGTCCGGGGTGGTACCGCCTGGCGGTGGTGGCGCTCGCCGCCGCCGTCCTGTTCGGCTGGTACGCGCTGACCCGCCGCGCGGTCGGCCCGGCCGCGCTGGCGATCGGCGGACTGGGCTGGCTCGCCCTGTTCGGTGTGCTGCTCGCCGTGGTCGCGCCCGGCGGGTCGTACCTGGCGGCCCTGCCTGCCCTGGCCGGCGCGCTCGCCGGCCTGGTCGCCCTGGCCACCCGGATCGACGGCCCCGGACCGGTGGTCGCGGTGACCCTCGCGGCGGCGGTGGCGGTGCTGGTCCTCCTTCCCACGGTGGTGCTGCTCTTCCCGGCGCTCGGTATGGGGATGGGCGCGGTCGCCGCGCTCTTCGCGACGCTGCTCGGGTTCGCCGCACTGCCCGTGGTGGACCTGCTGCACCCGCAGGCCGGCGGCGCACGCGGCATGGCCGCCGCGCGGGCCCGCCGCCGGGGCGCGCTGCCGGCACTGGCCGCGACGGTCGCCGCGGTGGTCTTCGCCGGGGTGGGCCTGACCGTGGACCGCTTCGACGCCGCCCACCCGATCCCGACCCACCTGATGTACGCCCTCGACGCCGGCACCGGGCAGGCACGCTGGCTCAGCCACGAGACCGACCCGCAGCCCTGGACCGACGGGTACGTCGACGGGACCGAACGCGTCGACGACGAGTTCCCCGGCCTCGGTGACGCGGAACTGCGAGCCGGCCCGGCACCCCGCGCCGACCTGCCCGCCCCGAAGGTCGAGGTGCTCGCCGACACCCGTGCCGGCACCGAGCGCACCCTGCGGCTGCGGCTCACGCCGCAACGGCAGGTCCGCCTGACCACGCTGCACGTGGACGCCACCACGGCAACGGTGCGGTCGATGGTGGTGGCCGGTCGGCCGGTGCCCGTCGACCGGATCGCCGACGCACAGCGGTGGGACGTCGGCCTGGTCTTCCACGCCCCGCCACCGGAGGGTCTGGAGATCACGCTCACCCTCACGCCGAAGGCGGAGCGGGTGGCGCTACGCGCCATGGACGCCAGCGACGGCCTCGACGCCCTACCCGGCTTCCGTCCCCGCCCACCCGACGTCGGCGTAGTCGGCTCCCACACCTCCGAGATGCTCGCGGTGGCCCAGACCCACCACCTCTGA
- a CDS encoding PP2C family protein-serine/threonine phosphatase, whose translation MTRSVPGAGLPRATVAPLAYPHGGLGRHPALPPGERLRVLLVEDDEGDAFLVGELLAETNSMIDLLVATSLSEARQRVVGVDCVLLDLGLPDAQGIDGLRQVLDMAGGAAVCVLTGRSDEHLGIVAVAEGAQDYLVKGTVDGVLLTRALRYAVERKRADENARRLREVELRQAESARLERGLLPTPLLMERDRIAVHTFYRPGRHAALIGGDFYDVVQTRPGRIDLIVGDVCGHGVDEAALGVELRVAWRALILAGVPDDEVLPALEQVLMSERRLQEIFATVATTRLDLDANRATVRLAGHPPPLLIAGGEVAPVPARGGLLLGVRPRRPVAFDLEFPTDDWSLLMYTDGLIEGRVGNGEERLDVPGLSALVGEPASRAVPLPELPGWLVGQAEDINGGPLADDVAMLLVSRGGGR comes from the coding sequence GTGACCCGGTCCGTGCCGGGGGCGGGGCTGCCCCGCGCCACCGTCGCGCCGCTGGCGTACCCGCACGGTGGCCTCGGCCGGCACCCGGCGCTGCCGCCCGGCGAGCGGTTGCGGGTCCTGCTGGTCGAGGACGACGAGGGAGACGCGTTCCTCGTCGGGGAGCTGCTCGCCGAGACCAACTCGATGATCGACCTGCTGGTCGCCACGAGCCTGAGCGAGGCCCGGCAGCGGGTGGTCGGGGTCGACTGCGTCCTGCTGGACCTCGGCCTGCCCGACGCCCAGGGGATCGACGGCCTGCGTCAGGTCCTCGACATGGCGGGCGGCGCGGCGGTCTGCGTGCTCACCGGTCGCTCCGACGAGCACCTGGGCATCGTCGCGGTCGCCGAGGGCGCGCAGGACTACCTGGTCAAGGGCACCGTCGACGGCGTCCTGCTGACCCGCGCGCTGCGCTACGCCGTCGAGCGGAAGCGGGCCGACGAGAACGCCCGCCGGCTCCGCGAGGTCGAGCTGCGGCAGGCCGAGTCGGCTCGCCTGGAACGCGGCCTGCTGCCGACGCCGCTGCTGATGGAGCGCGACCGGATCGCGGTGCACACCTTCTACCGCCCGGGCCGGCACGCCGCCCTGATCGGCGGGGACTTCTACGACGTGGTGCAGACCCGGCCGGGGCGGATCGACCTGATCGTCGGGGACGTCTGCGGACACGGCGTGGACGAGGCGGCGCTCGGTGTGGAACTGCGGGTGGCCTGGAGGGCCCTGATCCTCGCCGGGGTGCCCGACGACGAGGTGCTGCCCGCCCTGGAGCAGGTGCTGATGAGCGAACGCCGGCTCCAGGAGATCTTCGCGACCGTCGCCACCACGCGGCTGGACCTGGACGCCAACCGGGCGACCGTACGGTTGGCGGGGCACCCGCCGCCACTGTTGATCGCCGGGGGTGAGGTCGCGCCGGTGCCCGCCCGGGGCGGCCTGCTCCTCGGTGTGCGCCCCCGTCGGCCCGTCGCCTTCGACCTGGAGTTTCCCACCGATGACTGGTCCCTGCTGATGTACACCGACGGCCTGATCGAGGGGCGCGTGGGCAACGGTGAGGAGCGACTCGACGTGCCGGGGCTGAGCGCCCTGGTCGGCGAGCCGGCCAGCCGGGCCGTGCCCCTGCCCGAGCTGCCGGGCTGGCTCGTCGGCCAGGCGGAGGATATCAACGGTGGCCCGCTCGCCGACGACGTGGCGATGCTGCTGGTCAGCCGGGGCGGTGGCCGGTGA
- a CDS encoding sensor histidine kinase — translation MNAVTRGWTLRQRVVTLLTVVGVLLVGLAAAEAAVAARNRAHTDAVLTETGPLRVQAQELFNALLDQETAVRGYAVSGDRQDLLPYESGVEQERDRIESMGRLAEDYPAVRGELDAVRIQAERWRQAVAVPVITTVDQDGTQAAQNLINDRTRQEFDQIRSSMSRLEAEILAEREANERNIRRTGNLLVVLLIIAALVVVVAGAVLLVSLERMVVRPLTGLAGQVREVAEGDYQHEISGSGPPEFQQLADDVEAMRRKIAKDLAEVREARERIEWVNTQLQKQAEELVRSNRDLEQFAYVASHDLQEPLRKVASFCQLLQRRYAGQLDERADQYIGFAVDGAQRMQRLINDLLAFSRIGRLTTGFTEVDLDRVMAEVAGQTEVARQQAGAELTWSELPTIRGEEPLLTNLLANLVSNSVKFRRPDVPPRVHVSARLVDGEWEITCRDNGIGIEPEFADKIFVIFQRLHSKDAYPGTGIGLAIVKKIVEYHGGRVWVDTDTEEGTAIRFTLPALPEDVEAARAAADERDGDADATGDDAPAGSTDAEPGAERARPADIDETATTGPTDDTLRDADDQRPDQATSGRTAGTKETVR, via the coding sequence GTGAACGCCGTCACGCGGGGGTGGACGCTGCGCCAGCGGGTGGTCACCCTGCTGACCGTGGTCGGCGTGCTGCTGGTCGGCCTGGCCGCCGCCGAGGCGGCGGTGGCCGCACGGAACCGGGCCCACACGGACGCGGTGCTGACCGAGACCGGTCCGCTGCGGGTCCAGGCGCAGGAACTGTTCAACGCGCTGCTCGACCAGGAGACCGCCGTCCGCGGGTACGCGGTCAGCGGCGACCGCCAGGATCTCCTGCCGTACGAGAGCGGCGTCGAACAGGAGCGGGATCGGATCGAGTCGATGGGCCGGCTCGCCGAGGACTACCCGGCGGTCCGGGGAGAGTTGGACGCCGTCCGCATCCAGGCGGAGCGGTGGCGGCAGGCAGTGGCCGTACCGGTGATCACGACGGTCGACCAGGACGGCACCCAGGCGGCCCAGAACCTGATCAACGACCGGACCCGGCAGGAGTTCGACCAGATCCGCAGCTCGATGTCGCGGCTGGAGGCGGAGATCCTCGCCGAACGCGAAGCCAACGAGCGGAACATCCGGCGGACCGGCAACCTGCTGGTCGTCCTGCTGATCATCGCGGCGCTGGTGGTGGTCGTGGCCGGCGCGGTCCTGCTGGTCTCGCTGGAGCGCATGGTCGTCCGGCCGCTCACCGGTCTGGCCGGTCAGGTGCGGGAGGTGGCCGAGGGCGACTACCAGCACGAGATCAGCGGGTCCGGGCCACCGGAGTTCCAACAGCTCGCCGACGACGTCGAGGCGATGCGGCGCAAGATCGCCAAGGATCTCGCCGAGGTGCGGGAGGCCCGGGAGCGGATCGAGTGGGTCAACACGCAGCTGCAGAAGCAGGCTGAGGAGTTGGTCCGGTCCAATCGTGACCTGGAGCAGTTCGCGTACGTGGCTTCGCACGACCTTCAGGAGCCGTTGCGTAAGGTGGCGAGTTTCTGTCAGTTGCTCCAGCGTCGTTACGCGGGGCAGCTCGACGAGCGTGCCGACCAGTACATCGGGTTCGCGGTGGACGGGGCGCAGCGGATGCAGCGTCTGATCAACGATCTGTTGGCGTTCTCCCGGATCGGTCGTCTGACGACGGGTTTCACGGAGGTGGACCTGGATCGGGTGATGGCGGAGGTGGCGGGGCAGACGGAGGTCGCCCGGCAGCAGGCCGGTGCCGAGTTGACCTGGTCGGAGTTGCCGACCATCCGGGGTGAGGAGCCGTTGCTGACCAACCTGCTGGCGAACCTGGTCAGCAACTCGGTGAAGTTCCGTCGGCCGGACGTGCCGCCGAGGGTGCATGTGTCGGCGCGTCTGGTGGACGGCGAGTGGGAGATCACCTGCCGGGACAACGGTATCGGGATCGAACCGGAGTTCGCGGACAAGATCTTCGTGATCTTCCAGCGGTTGCACTCCAAGGACGCCTACCCGGGGACGGGCATCGGCCTGGCGATCGTCAAGAAGATCGTCGAGTACCACGGCGGTCGGGTCTGGGTCGACACCGACACCGAGGAGGGCACGGCTATCCGGTTCACCCTCCCGGCGTTGCCCGAGGACGTCGAGGCCGCCCGGGCGGCGGCCGACGAGCGGGACGGCGACGCCGACGCGACCGGGGACGACGCGCCGGCCGGAAGCACCGACGCGGAGCCGGGCGCGGAACGTGCCCGGCCCGCCGACATCGACGAAACGGCAACGACCGGGCCGACCGACGACACCCTTCGGGACGCTGACGACCAGCGTCCGGACCAGGCGACGAGCGGCAGGACGGCTGGCACGAAGGAGACAGTGCGATGA
- a CDS encoding response regulator has product MTAPADGRSPIEVLLVEDDPGDVLMTQEAFEEHKLRNRLTVVSDGAEALAYLRREGQYADAVTPDLILLDLNLPRRDGREVLEEIKRDEMLCRIPVVVLTTSQADEDILRSYQLHANAYVTKPVDFERFISVVRQIDEFFVSVVKLPPRG; this is encoded by the coding sequence ATGACCGCTCCGGCGGACGGCAGAAGCCCGATCGAGGTCCTTCTCGTCGAGGACGACCCGGGCGACGTGTTGATGACCCAGGAGGCGTTCGAGGAGCACAAGCTCCGCAACCGGCTGACCGTCGTCTCCGACGGCGCCGAGGCGCTCGCCTACCTGCGGCGCGAGGGCCAGTACGCCGACGCGGTGACGCCGGACCTGATCCTGCTCGACCTCAACCTGCCCCGGCGCGACGGCCGGGAGGTGCTGGAGGAGATCAAGAGGGACGAGATGCTCTGCCGGATCCCGGTGGTGGTGCTCACCACCTCTCAGGCCGACGAGGACATCCTCCGCAGCTACCAGCTGCACGCGAACGCGTACGTGACGAAGCCGGTCGACTTCGAGCGGTTCATCTCGGTGGTCCGGCAGATCGACGAGTTCTTCGTCAGCGTGGTCAAGTTGCCGCCGCGTGGTTGA